CAAATTACAGAAATACAAAAGACAAAAAATCTTACGCCTGGATTGGCCGTTATTCGGGTAGGGGACAATCTGGCGAGCAAAAGTTATGTTGCCTCAAAATGCCGGCAATGCCAAGAGGTTGGGATTTATTCCAAGGAATATTATTTTCCGCCTCTAACCCCAATGGAACCCATCCTTGAGCTTATTTATCAATTAAATGCGAGCGAGACTATCCATGGAATCCTTTTGCAGCTTCCTCTTCCTCAACATTTGGATGCTTTTGAACTGATTGAAGCAATTGATCCTGTTAAAGATGTTGATGGTTTGCATCCGCAAAATTTAGGGATGCTTAGTCTTGGGCAGCCAACAGTTATTCCTTGTACACCCAAAGGGATCTTAACTCTCCTTAAAAGTCATAAGAAGGATATTACAGGTAGCCACGCCGTTATTGTGGGACGATCTATTCTGGTTGGACGGCCTCTAGCAATGCTCTTGTTGAAAGAAGACTGTAGCGTGACAGTTCTTCATTCAAAGAGTCGCAATATTTCTGATATTACAAAAACAGCCGATATCCTCGTCGCGGCTGTTGGTCAACCTCAATTTATTCAACAAGAATGGGTTAAGCCTGGCGCAATTGTTTTAGATGTGGGAATTAATCATATTCAAGGCCAAAAGGGCCAAATGGAAATAGTAGGCGATGTTGATTTCGAAAATGTTTCTCATGTCGCAAGTGCCATTACGCCTGTCCCCGGGGGGATTGGTCCCATGACAGTTGCTTCATTACTTGAAAATACTGTTGAGGCTGCATTAAGGCAAATCGCCAGGCAATAAACAATTTCAAAAAATATTATCTGGTTCCCCTTGAAATATATTTTTGAGTCTCCATATCTAAAATGTAAGGCTCAAACAGCTTTAACTAAGTAACTTTCCCCGTGTAAGCCCTCTGGATCATCAGAGGGCTCTTTTTTGGGAATAAGGGGTTAAATCCCATAAAGGTA
This genomic stretch from Candidatus Paracaedimonas acanthamoebae harbors:
- the folD gene encoding bifunctional methylenetetrahydrofolate dehydrogenase/methenyltetrahydrofolate cyclohydrolase FolD; this encodes MPMTPVLLDSRSLALQLKNNLKVQITEIQKTKNLTPGLAVIRVGDNLASKSYVASKCRQCQEVGIYSKEYYFPPLTPMEPILELIYQLNASETIHGILLQLPLPQHLDAFELIEAIDPVKDVDGLHPQNLGMLSLGQPTVIPCTPKGILTLLKSHKKDITGSHAVIVGRSILVGRPLAMLLLKEDCSVTVLHSKSRNISDITKTADILVAAVGQPQFIQQEWVKPGAIVLDVGINHIQGQKGQMEIVGDVDFENVSHVASAITPVPGGIGPMTVASLLENTVEAALRQIARQ